Proteins from a genomic interval of Prevotella sp. E13-27:
- the trmD gene encoding tRNA (guanosine(37)-N1)-methyltransferase TrmD — translation MRIDIISVLPEMLEGFVHESILARAEKKGLAEIRLHNLRDYTLDKWRRVDDYPYGGSAGMVMQCEPIDRCITALKAERDYDEVIFTSPDGERFDQHMANELSLKGNLIILAGHYKGIDQRVRDHLITKEISIGDFVLTGGELVAAMIADAIVRVVPGVIGDEQSALSDCFQDDLLAAPIYTRPAEYKGWKVPEILLSGNEAKIRAWELDQALERTKALRPDLLEK, via the coding sequence GTGCTGAGAAGAAAGGGCTTGCAGAGATTCGTCTTCACAATCTTCGTGACTATACATTAGACAAGTGGAGAAGGGTAGATGACTACCCTTATGGAGGTTCGGCAGGAATGGTCATGCAGTGTGAGCCTATTGACAGATGTATCACGGCACTAAAGGCAGAACGTGACTATGACGAAGTAATCTTTACTTCTCCTGATGGTGAACGGTTTGACCAACATATGGCAAACGAACTTTCGCTGAAAGGAAACCTGATAATTCTCGCTGGTCACTATAAAGGTATTGATCAGCGAGTGAGAGACCATCTCATTACAAAGGAAATATCAATTGGCGACTTCGTGCTTACTGGTGGTGAGCTCGTTGCTGCTATGATTGCCGATGCAATTGTAAGAGTGGTGCCAGGGGTTATCGGAGATGAGCAAAGTGCTTTGTCAGACTGCTTTCAGGATGATTTGCTGGCAGCACCGATATATACCCGTCCGGCAGAATATAAAGGATGGAAGGTGCCAGAGATACTCTTAAGCGGAAATGAAGCAAAAATTAGGGCATGGGAACTGGATCAAGCATTAGAGCGTACTAAAGCATTGCGTCCTGACCTATTGGAAAAATAG